A region from the Oceanidesulfovibrio marinus genome encodes:
- the rpmE gene encoding 50S ribosomal protein L31 has protein sequence MKNDIHPEVYKAKIHCACGYESELLSTKGEHIEVEICSNCHPFFTGKQRFVDTAGRIDRFRKKYAKFEKGADKK, from the coding sequence ATGAAAAACGACATCCATCCTGAGGTTTACAAGGCCAAGATCCACTGTGCATGCGGTTACGAGAGCGAGCTGCTCTCCACCAAGGGCGAGCACATCGAGGTCGAAATCTGCTCCAACTGCCACCCCTTCTTCACGGGCAAGCAGCGCTTTGTGGACACCGCCGGCCGCATCGATCGCTTCCGCAAGAAGTACGCGAAGTTCGAAAAGGGCGCGGACAAGAAGTAG